One Panulirus ornatus isolate Po-2019 chromosome 16, ASM3632096v1, whole genome shotgun sequence genomic window carries:
- the LOC139753895 gene encoding uncharacterized protein produces the protein MYACNVFQYSIQVMYALMQCPGKAVSSERSSPRGVTVMEVTAAEDGQDANVTLAMLSHLVSQAKRVRQESWCVRVVLVSHDPAFLAAFAESSLKGRLMAGPNRLLVVTRLSLPQLNALLPAHWTFYMMNTIFLNLEDTNPNLRCRYKEIL, from the exons ATGTATGCATGCAATGTATTTCAATATAGCATCCAGGTGATGTATGCTCTTATGCAGTGTCCAGGTAAG GCTGTGAGCAGCGAGAGGTCATCCCCCCGGGGTGTGACGGTGATGGAGGTGACGGCAGCGGAGGACGGTCAGGACGCTAACGTGACGCTGGCGATGCTCTCCCACCTGGTCAGCCAGGCTAAACGG GTACGACAAGAGtcgtggtgtgtgagggtagtACTGGTGAGCCACGACCCGGCCTTCCTCGCCGCCTTCGCCGAGTCCTCCCTCAAGGGTCGCCTCATGGCGGGGCCTAATAGGCTGCTGGTGGTCACTCGACTCTCCCTGCCACAGCTCAACGCCCTCCTGCCCGCCCACTGGACTTTCTACATGATGAACACCATCTTCCTCAACCTGGAGGACACGAATCCCAACCTCAG GTGTCGATACAAGGAAATATTATAG
- the LOC139753966 gene encoding ionotropic receptor 93a-like, protein MSPGAVTLEVMGILVGQNLPLRLPNADTSHMLLTLWLLFALIMGLVYRGNLTAALTLPKYPPRPETIEQLVNTVDRITAPPIGKEWRKFMLASESEVYKKFGSLMLVGPTAPEGLLMATRQNTAQMTDRRNMAGLIAQHFTRADGSTPLYLGREPILPVPAAWPIPHDAPFKTHLDRYLRAIVESGLFEKWNEDTLMEIRRESQRRQLSLLDQQEERAGAGSDPGGSITALTLTHMQGPLMLLILSLSLAGISFIGEILAIGYHKSTWN, encoded by the exons ATGTCACCAGGAGCCGTGACGCTGGAGGTGATGGGCATCTTGGTCGGCCAAAACTTACCACTACGGCTCCCTAATGCTGACACCAGCCACATGCTACTGACGCTGTGGCTGCTCTTCGCCCTCATTATGGGGTTGGTCTACCGTGGTAACCTCACCGCCGCCCTCACGCTGCCCAAGTACCCACCTCGACCTGAGACCATAGAGCAACTGGTCAACACTGTTGACAG AATAACTGCGCCACCTATCGGTAAAGAATGGCGGAAATTCATGTTGGCCTCAGAGTCGGAGGTCTACAAAAAATTTGGCAGCCTTATGCTCGTTGGCCCCACCGCTCCTGAAGGATTACTGATGGCCACGAGACAGAA CACAGCACAAATGACCGACCGTCGTAACATGGCCGGCCTGATCGCCCAGCACTTCACGCGAGCGGACGGCAGCACGCCGCTCTACCTGGGCCGAGAGCCGATTCTTCCTGTGCCTGCGGCCTGGCCCATCCCCCACGACGCCCCTTTCAAAACACATCTGGACCGATACCTCAGGGCAATTGTTGAG TCTGGCCTGTTTGAAAAGTGGAACGAGGACACGCTTATGGAAATCCGCCGTGAGAGCCAACGCAGGCAACTCAGCCTCCTggaccagcaggaggagagagcAGGAGCGGGGTCGGACCCTGGTGGCAGCATCAcggccctcaccctcacacacatgcagggacCACTCATGCTCCTCATCCTAAGCCTCAGCCTCGCTGGAATCTCATTCATTGGCGAGATCCTCGCAATAGGATACCACAAGTCCACTTGGAACTGA